A region of Selenomonadales bacterium 4137-cl DNA encodes the following proteins:
- the leuB gene encoding 3-isopropylmalate dehydrogenase: MSSKKIAIIPGDGIGPEVTAAAREILTLAARKAGLDLEYATCLAGGAAIDATGVPLPDDTLAAAKTADAVLLGAVGGPKWDTVAPDIRPEKAILGLRKALGLYANLRPVKVSAALAAYSPLKPEIVTGTDILIVRELTGGIYFGPKCESETADGVERAWDTEIYSVPEVARIVRMACKAAKGRRGRVTSVDKANVLASSRLWRRVASAIAQEEGTELSHMYVDNCAMQLVLGPKTFDVIVTGNLFGDILSDEAAVVAGSIGLLPSASIGDGPGLYEPIHGSAPDIAGQGIANPVGTILSAAMLLRHSLRAEAPAAAVEQAVDAVLAEGYRTADLYRPGLTKVSTEEMGKLIIKQL; this comes from the coding sequence GTGAGCAGCAAAAAAATCGCCATCATCCCCGGGGACGGCATCGGCCCCGAGGTGACCGCCGCCGCTCGGGAAATCCTCACCCTCGCCGCCCGCAAAGCCGGCCTCGACCTCGAATACGCCACCTGCCTGGCCGGCGGTGCGGCCATCGATGCTACCGGCGTGCCCCTGCCCGATGACACCCTGGCCGCCGCCAAAACCGCTGACGCCGTTCTTCTCGGCGCGGTTGGCGGGCCGAAATGGGATACCGTCGCCCCCGATATCCGCCCCGAAAAGGCCATCCTCGGCCTCCGCAAAGCCCTCGGTCTCTACGCCAACCTCCGGCCGGTCAAAGTATCGGCTGCCCTTGCCGCCTACTCCCCCCTCAAGCCCGAAATCGTCACCGGCACCGACATCCTCATCGTCCGCGAACTCACCGGCGGTATCTACTTCGGGCCGAAATGCGAAAGCGAGACCGCGGACGGCGTCGAACGGGCCTGGGACACCGAAATATACAGCGTCCCCGAGGTCGCCCGCATCGTCCGTATGGCCTGCAAGGCCGCCAAAGGACGCCGCGGCAGAGTCACCTCCGTCGACAAAGCCAACGTCCTTGCCTCTTCCCGCCTCTGGCGGCGGGTCGCTTCCGCCATAGCCCAAGAGGAAGGCACCGAACTGAGCCACATGTACGTTGACAACTGCGCCATGCAGTTAGTCCTCGGCCCCAAAACCTTCGACGTCATCGTCACCGGCAACCTGTTCGGCGACATCCTGAGCGACGAAGCCGCCGTCGTCGCCGGCTCCATCGGCCTGCTGCCCTCGGCCAGCATCGGCGACGGCCCCGGCCTCTACGAGCCCATCCATGGCTCCGCCCCCGACATCGCCGGCCAGGGCATCGCCAACCCCGTCGGTACAATTCTCTCGGCGGCCATGCTTCTCCGCCACTCCCTCAGGGCCGAGGCGCCCGCCGCCGCCGTCGAGCAGGCCGTCGACGCCGTCCTCGCCGAGGGTTACCGGACCGCCGACCTGTATCGCCCGGGGCTTACCAAAGTTTCGACCGAAGAAATGGGCAAACTGATAATCAAGCAGCTTTAA
- a CDS encoding 3-isopropylmalate dehydratase small subunit — translation MILEGNVWRYGDNVDTDVIIPARYLNTADPQALAAHCMEDIDPTFAGKVKPGDIIVAGRNFGCGSSREHAPLAIKTSGVTCVIADGFARIFYRNGINIGLPLVELGAAVAEIKNGDRIRVDLGVGSIENLASGKKFAIQPLPGFIQDIAKAGGLINYVKGEKA, via the coding sequence ATGATTCTTGAAGGCAACGTCTGGCGCTACGGGGACAACGTCGACACCGATGTCATCATCCCCGCCCGCTACCTCAACACCGCCGACCCCCAAGCCCTTGCCGCCCACTGCATGGAAGACATCGACCCGACCTTCGCCGGTAAGGTTAAACCGGGCGACATCATCGTCGCCGGCCGCAACTTCGGCTGCGGCTCCTCCCGCGAGCACGCCCCCCTCGCCATCAAGACCAGCGGTGTCACCTGCGTCATCGCCGATGGCTTCGCCCGCATCTTCTACCGCAACGGCATCAACATCGGCCTGCCCCTCGTCGAGCTGGGCGCGGCCGTCGCCGAAATCAAAAACGGCGACCGGATCCGCGTCGACCTCGGCGTCGGCAGCATCGAAAACCTGGCCAGCGGCAAAAAATTCGCCATCCAGCCGCTGCCCGGCTTCATCCAGGACATCGCCAAAGCCGGCGGTCTCATCAACTACGTCAAGGGGGAAAAGGCGTGA